The region CCAGACAACCGGTGGATCGGTATCGACGCGAGCGGCCGAGAGAACCTGCGCTCCGTCAATCTCCTCAAACGTATCCCGAATCGGATAAGATGCGCGTTCACCGCCTCCATAAAGCACCAACTCATGGCCCGAAAGATGTCCTTCCACCCCTTCGATATCCCAGAAGTTGCTGCGCGCACCCGCTGGCGACATCTCGTATAGACAGACCACGTCATCTTCAAACTCGACAACAGCACTCTCCCACCATCGGGTATTTTCCTGCGCCCCGCCATAATTGCTATATGGCAACACCTCCACCGATTGTGCATAGCCCAGAGCACGGATCGCGGCCTTGTCGAGAATCATTCTAACCCCATTGATACCGTGATAGCTACCAGACGTGTACCACAGACGCGCATGTGTCAGTTTCCCAAGCAACCCTTCCCTCACAATCTTTTGTTTCAATTGTTCCTGAGGCCAGAGCCAGACATTTTCAGCGACCTCCCAGACCACTCCTCTATCCCGACATGCCCGATCAATTGCATCGCCAATCGCCAGCGTGTGGGCATACGGAATCTCCGTGATAATATGACAACCGCGCTCAATAGCCGTCAAAGCCATAACTGCCTGCCCATCTGTGGGAACAAGTATAAAGACCACATCTGGACTTTCCCTATCGAGCATCGCCTCAAAATCGGTATATCGCGCGTCAACGCCAAAACGCTCGCCAACAACCTGTAACGACTGCTCGCTATGATCGCAGATCGCGCACAAATCGTAGAGATCGGTCAGCTTGACCATCGTCGCGATATATCCGCGGGCGCGGGAACTTTCATAAGCACCGCACCCCACAACAGCCAATCGAAGTTTCTTCATAATGCCTCCTGCCCTGCTCAAAATCAGATCAATCCCACTCCAGAATAACGCCGAGTGCTTCGTCCGGCTTGTGATAGAGCAGGTGATACGCATCCGGAGTTTGTTCCCAGGGGAGTCTGTGGGTAATCAGTTCGGCGACTTTGACCCGTCCGTCGATCAGCATCTGGGCTGCATCCCGCATACACGCCTCTCTGGGTGTATCGATGCGGATGCCCGCGATGATCTGCTTATTCATAAAGGCGTCCCCTTCCAGAGGCAATGGAGCACCTTGATACTTCGCGATGAGATGAATTGTTCCCCTGGGTGCGAGCATCTTCTGAGCTTGTTCGAAGGACTGGATGCCAGCGTAGCCACCGACGCACTCGACGACGAGGTCGGCACCCTTGCCATCTGTGAGTTCCTTGACCGCTGCCACAGAATCGGTCTGGGAGACATCAATCACATTTTCGTGCCCCAGTTTCCGCGCGATATCGCATCGGAGAGGCTGTGCATCGACGACGATCACACATCCGGGATCGCGTTCCCAGACGATCTGAGCGCACAGGGCACCTACGATTCCCTGGCCGAGCACGACAACAGTCTGCCCGGATTCTATTGGCGAAGTGCGCATCCACATCACAGAACTGGTCGCGAGAGGAAGAAAGGTCGCGGTCTCATAGCTGAGTTCTTCTGGAAGGAGGAAAGCGCGCCGGGATCTATCGGTTTCGCCGGCAATGACGTACTGAGCGTGTGGGGTGTTCGCCATGACGCGCTGTCCCACTGCGAAATCCTGGATGTTGGCCCCCACGCCCACGACCTCACCCGCGTCGGAATACCCCATCATTTCAGGACTTACCGCCTCTTCCCGGACGTATCGCCAAAATAGCTCCGACCCCCTGCTGATCAGGCTGCGCTTGACCTCAATCAGCATCTGATCGGGACCGGGTTCTGGCTGTTCGACTTCGACCATCTGTACATTGGCAAAGCCATCGAGCTTTTCAAGTCGTTTCATTCGTGCCATATGGCATCCTTTCAGTTGATATCGCGCAAGCCTTCCCAGTGGTCCCATAGATCAAAGGGCAGATCGAACAGGATATCGCTCAGGTTCTTGAAAGCAAAGCGATTGACAAGTGCCATGCGGATATCTGTCCGACAATTCATACTGGCCGTGTGCAACATATAGTGGTGCCAGAAGCAAACCGTACCCGCAGGCGCGGCGTGTTCATAGCGCGTATCGGGATGTAAAAAACCGGGCACTTTGAGACCGCTCAAATTAGTCAGCGCATGCCCCTGGAAATATCGGGCAACCTTGAGGTGTGCCCCCGCCCATGTGGTAAAACCGCCGCCGCGGGGTAAAACATCGCCGATATTAATGGTAACGGCAACGGTGAAAGTATCCGCCACACCTTCGATAAGATACCCATCCAGATGCCCTCTCGGAGGCTGCCAATCTGTATGACCACAAGGATAGATCATCTTACATAGCCCATTGCCAGGCGGGCGAAGACGTCCCTTACCCGCGAGTTCTTCGGCCATGTCGTAAAGCGGTGTGTCTGTCCTCATAGCCGCGACTGCGGGATGGTCGCTACACGGCAGATTGCCTTTTGGCCCCGCATTGATCCATGTCTGAGGATCATCGCGATCCGCCTCGATATATTCCCACACGGCATCCCGCGCATTTTTGAGTAGCTCTGGTGCAATCAAATCGGGTTTGACAACATAGCCATTTTTTTTAAAAAAGGCTTTTTCTTCATTGGAAAAATACGACATGGCCAACTCCCTGTTTATGGATGAATTCTACTCTCCCCACAACTGATCAGTCAACTTCCAATCGGTTATCTGTGGGCGGATCGCCCAAATCGGGAATCTCGAGCAACTCACCGCCCTTGAGAGCAGATTCGTGGGCAATGAGGCCGGGGATCAGGTAGCGTGCAGCTTCGTAAATATTGTTCGGCGGCGTCTTGCCCGAGACACAGGCGCGAACAAAATCATCAACCAGAAACTGATGTGACCCATTGTGACCATTGGGCAAACCTCTGAATGCATCGGGCAAACGATGAGCCGGATGAATGGGCGCAACAGAGTGATGCGTCCCATCGTCTGCGGTAACCTTATCCATATCGCCCTCAACGCGCCTCACCGCTACGCGACAGGTGAGTTGCGCGTCGAGAGATTCGCGTTCAGACCGATCTTTTGTGAGCCAGACCGCACCCGAGGCATTGTGTTCAAAGCTGCCCTGTGTGCCAAACATCGTCATACGCACCGCCCCCGGATGACCAACACGTCGAAATTCATTGATGCGCGCGGTGCTGCCATCGGACAGCTTGAACAGCGCAGATTCATTGCTGAACGGATTATTCCACTTATTTGATGCGTAGATTCCATCTTCGTGGCGATCTGTGAAACCCTGACATGAAACGTGGGTCATACGCGCGCCCGTGATAGAGAGAATCTGACTCGTCGAATGGGTGGGATAAAACATGGGCGGCACACCAGCGGTTTCGCGCCAATTTTCTCCGCCGCGCCACTTTGCAACAGCGTACAGACCGTGATCCCAGTCGTGATAATACTCGGCTTCGGCGTACACAACATCGCCAAACGCGCCCTCGCGAAATCGCTGCCGACAGTAAATCACTGCCGGATAATAGTAACTCGTTTCACCGAGCATATAGATATTGCCCGTCTCGCGGACAGCTCCGGCAATAGCGCGAAGTTCATTGAGTGCGATGCCCGGAGGCACGGCTGAATAGACGTGTTTCCCCGCGCGAAGTGCTTGCGCTGCCTGCGGCCCGTGCAGCCAATTCTGGGTAAAAAGCGCGATAGCATCAACATCGGTATCACACAAATCATCGAGAGACGGCGAAGTCTGCACAATCCCGTGTTTTTCCGCATTACTCTGGCGTTTTTCAGCATCCAGATCACACAGAACAACCTGATCCACATCTGGATGTGCATTGAACAGGGGGATAAAACCCTGTGCAAATGCCCCCACGCCAACTATGCCGAGACGAATGCCCATG is a window of Gemmatimonadota bacterium DNA encoding:
- a CDS encoding Gfo/Idh/MocA family oxidoreductase, with the translated sequence MKKLRLAVVGCGAYESSRARGYIATMVKLTDLYDLCAICDHSEQSLQVVGERFGVDARYTDFEAMLDRESPDVVFILVPTDGQAVMALTAIERGCHIITEIPYAHTLAIGDAIDRACRDRGVVWEVAENVWLWPQEQLKQKIVREGLLGKLTHARLWYTSGSYHGINGVRMILDKAAIRALGYAQSVEVLPYSNYGGAQENTRWWESAVVEFEDDVVCLYEMSPAGARSNFWDIEGVEGHLSGHELVLYGGGERASYPIRDTFEEIDGAQVLSAARVDTDPPVVW
- a CDS encoding zinc-binding dehydrogenase, with the translated sequence MARMKRLEKLDGFANVQMVEVEQPEPGPDQMLIEVKRSLISRGSELFWRYVREEAVSPEMMGYSDAGEVVGVGANIQDFAVGQRVMANTPHAQYVIAGETDRSRRAFLLPEELSYETATFLPLATSSVMWMRTSPIESGQTVVVLGQGIVGALCAQIVWERDPGCVIVVDAQPLRCDIARKLGHENVIDVSQTDSVAAVKELTDGKGADLVVECVGGYAGIQSFEQAQKMLAPRGTIHLIAKYQGAPLPLEGDAFMNKQIIAGIRIDTPREACMRDAAQMLIDGRVKVAELITHRLPWEQTPDAYHLLYHKPDEALGVILEWD
- a CDS encoding Gfo/Idh/MocA family oxidoreductase, coding for MGIRLGIVGVGAFAQGFIPLFNAHPDVDQVVLCDLDAEKRQSNAEKHGIVQTSPSLDDLCDTDVDAIALFTQNWLHGPQAAQALRAGKHVYSAVPPGIALNELRAIAGAVRETGNIYMLGETSYYYPAVIYCRQRFREGAFGDVVYAEAEYYHDWDHGLYAVAKWRGGENWRETAGVPPMFYPTHSTSQILSITGARMTHVSCQGFTDRHEDGIYASNKWNNPFSNESALFKLSDGSTARINEFRRVGHPGAVRMTMFGTQGSFEHNASGAVWLTKDRSERESLDAQLTCRVAVRRVEGDMDKVTADDGTHHSVAPIHPAHRLPDAFRGLPNGHNGSHQFLVDDFVRACVSGKTPPNNIYEAARYLIPGLIAHESALKGGELLEIPDLGDPPTDNRLEVD